The genomic interval CCACTCTGCtctcgacagaaaaagtATTGTAGGTCGTATGCAGGGCACGGCCTGGTGTTGGCCATCCTGTTTGAAGATGCAAAGAATCCGGCGTGCTGCGTTCAGTTGAGATCACCATCTCTGGCGGTTACGCGAATTTACAGTTGCTTTCATGACTCGCTTGATACTACCCAGGTGTCCTGAATTTGAGGCCGAGTCGGGTTATGGTGCCAGTGCGCGGGCATGTGGATCAACACCGACTCTAGATACTGAAGCAATATTGTTTGAATTCACTCAGGAATTGAGTGATTCCTGCATTACAGAAGGAATATTTTGGCATTCCCGACCTAATCAGAGCACTAGTAAGTAAAAATTGATGGCTACTGGCATTGGCGGCTTGGACCTCCTGTGAAGGTGTCGCAGTGTTTGACTGCTTGCACCGGTAGCGAAACATGGAGGAATGAAAGCGCGGCAGGGGAGCAGTGCGGGTTTGCAGTGGGACAAGCGAGGGTCATGTCTTATTCGGTTTGTCATAGATGTGTCGCCGAGGCGCCACAACGCGAGGTTTGAAGTTGTAACACGGAAGCCGACAATAGGGATAGCTTTTCAGTATTCAGGATCGATGGATAGAAATCTTGGAGGATGACTCCCATTCTCAGCACACCACAAACAGGTCACCATCGGATAGAATCTTTGTAGACTGTATTCCCTCGGAACAGTTCGTGTTCTCTTCGCGAATCCTACAGCTGCTTAAAATGACTTATTGGATGTCAGCATTATGAACGACGCACCCCTCTTGTGTGCAGTGCAATGCTACCTCGTGTAGTGCAGCTCAGCTGCATGACGCTTAACTGTGGTGCCAGAGAGCAATCCGTTCATGCCGTGAAGCGACAGCCGGCCTGTTTTTATGACTACTAATAATTTAAATGGATATTTTTCAGAAACACTCTGTCCAGTATGCGGACGGACACACGAGAGTATGAATCGTATATGTACCGTTCAAAATTTGATGAGCCAGTCTCTGATTTGAGATGAAGGTTGTCTTGTGAGCGCTTCTGGCTTGCGTTGCATTGTTGACACAGCATACTGACAAAAACGTAACCAACTATCCGTCTGATCGTCGTTCTGGGACAGTTGACCGGATGGTCTTACGTGAAATGTACTGGGTCTTAACGGACGCTCTCATGTTCCCGTCCCGTTTGTTTGGTATACTCATGCCGGTTTCTGATGTGGTTACCTGTTGAAAGAAGCTGACAAGTGTCACGACCTTCTCGGATCCCCGTAACCATTTCCAACTGAGTCTAGAATTAGTCTTATCGATGACGTTACTCATCCACATCCCCTCGCCCACTCAAATGCTTCGCGTGTAATCCCGTTTTTGTGTGTCGTTTCAGATAACCGGAGGGAAGGCGGGAGAACGACCGGAAGTGAGTCTATGCTTTGATAGGACCACACTCTTTGCTGACGCGATTTTGCCTGGAACATGGGGGCGGGGAGGCTTATTCCGCTTCAGCGGTAGCACACAACAAGTACATGTAGCTAACATCTCAGACATCAGTCAGGTGCTGCTCTTCCATTGAAGTGCCTGTATCCCTGGTGGAGAGCGACGCTGAAGACATGTTTCTGGGGATGTATGTGTTCCACTTTTCATAATCGAAGGGTCGCGTGTATATCTGCGGAACCAACAGAGGGCTGTCTAGCAGATGCTGGACTGTGATGCTGTGTGCACTTTTCTTGTACCGCGGGATGTCAACAAGGTGCGTCTTCAGGAAATTGGAATCTTTTTGTTTGACATGCATCCTACGGTGTCCTGAGCTGTATGCTTTTTCGTGATACTGGGTTATCAGCTATCCGTATCAGCTCCAACTAAACATCGAGTTAAGAGTTCCCGCCCGCATGACTGAGTTAAAATGCCGATGACACCATATGATGCTACCTTTTCCGGTAGCCCGTTAGCGCGGCAAGAACGTCATCTCACCAGTTTCACAGTTTTTATATTTGTGGGTGTCGGATCATCCCTATCCAGTGCGCCTTCGAcattgtttctttttttgcgGATATCCCATGATCTGCAGGCTCTCCTTGGAGTGGGGGTCATTGTCGCCGTCACCACTGGCGTGCTCGTAAGTTTGCCTTATTGTTGCCAGAGAGACGCGATTCGAAGGTATGTTTCGAAGGAAGCAGGGCACCTCTCGTGTGGCAAAGCGGCACATATTCGCCAGGCGTTCCTGCGATGTCGAATGAACACGATGTTATAGAACTATCTCATGGTTATCCGCACCCATGTCGTGCGTTCACGAAACTTTATGGGAACTGTTTTCATGAAGGTGTATACTTTCTGTGGGGTCCCGCTTTCGCGCGAAACTACTGCGTGCTCTGACCTGGCGCCAGTTACCCCAATTCCTCTGTTTGATCCCGTCGGGGCTGCGGACTCACTTGCGGTTAGGCATTCTGTTCTCGGGGTATTTTGGTGCAGCTTTACAGCGGAGTAAGTGCTACGCACGACAGATGATACGTTAGAGTTGACAGGTTCCAGAAAAGGTAGCCAGTTTAGAGACCTCCGAACGAACAATGTCACGCCAACACAGCAATCGTTATATTCAACATGGGAATATTATTTTCGTGTGCATCCGGCGTTTTTGATCCGGATGGTGGGTTGGAAGAATGCTGAGAGTAGCCGCACGGTTCCTTTTGTTCCGACCATGCCTGAATAAACACAAGGATTCTTTGGACAACTGATATCTGGGTGCGCTCACAACCGTGTGGTAATTGAGGTGCAGGCGCAAGTCGAAACGGATTAGTTTTCGTCGTTTCCACCTGCAATGAAACTAGTTCGCACGAAGACTGCAGGGTGCCAGGTGCAGGTGGTAAACTCTTGAAAGGGTTGCATGGCATGCTGATCGACATACCATTTGTTGAGTGTCACTTCCAAACAAGATTCCTTCGAGCCGCTTCATAATACAGGTTATCAGTAGAGTGAGTGCCCTCTCGTATACTGGACAAAAAGGAGCTCTGCGGACTTTCGCTATTCTGCTGTAGGGCTAATCGACTTGAGCCGTATCCGAAGAGTACTGTAACTCTGCTGTTTCGACCGTATGAGCCGCATCAGGTCACATGCTGCTGTGAGCAGTCTCTGCCTTTTGCCGGCTGTGCAGGGGGTGGAAATCGGTTCAGTTCGTGGCTGGGGATTCGATTAATTGGTGGGGTGCTGAGGGTGTGTGGGGCGGCGGTTACTGACTGAAGGCACGAGGATTTTCTCGAATGCGTAATTGGCATCAGTTGGCTGTGCTGCGATGAGGTTTGTGAGCGACGAGCCTCGTGGGGAGGGAGGTGATCGCAGTGAGCGACACTCAGTGGGAGACATTGGCGTTGAGAATTCGGTCGATGCGCCTGTTTGCAGATTAGGAAGCGACTCGGAGTTTGCATTAATCGTGGCACGTCGTTTTCTGGTGAGGATGTGGATATCATTTTTGGGAGGTCGCCTTAGTCATTTCGTTCGTGTTAGGCCGCACGGTGAGGTGAAGACTGCACGATCAGACGTTTGGAAATTCCGGGTGGTGGTAATTAGTTTGTGGGCCTGCTCCCGCGGGCCTCTACCTCTGATTTGTTAACGGTGGATTGTGTAAATGTTGATGGACTAAATTTCGTTGTAGTTTACACAGAAAGCTCATATGAGACTGATGACGGCGAGGTCTGTGCAAGAGGAGGGCGTCGCGGGCGGTGGCGGGAGCGATATGTTTATCTATTTAGCGGATGGTTGTCAAGCCGGAGAGTTATACCGTAATGTTGGAATGTAACACAGCATATGCATGAAGGTGGAAAAGTGTAGACCACTGGCGGGCCGTTGGAGAGACGGTCGGAGAGACCTGTTTTTATGGCACTTGGAGTAATTCGGTGCGACACGGAATATGTCGGGGGATGCACTCGATGTGGAATGGAGAGGTGAGCCGACTGCAGTGTCTTCGATTTGAAAGGTGACCTGGTAATGAAAGTTCGGCGGAAGTGATTCGAAGACACTCTCGCAATGATGACTTTTCAGTGGATGACTGTGAGTTCGAGTGTACTCGTGCATTCACGCGGGTTTTCGACTTTGTCGCAAGATGAGGTTGTATCGACAGCAAGAGGTGCAAGGTGGCAGGAGGGGTGGATATGCAGTGAAGCTGTATCTTGGTGGTTGGCCCCAGTGATGTGACTTCCAGGAGCAGGCGAGCGTTGGCTGCTGTTGAAGTGTCATAGTGGGACATTGTTACAGTGTGGGCGTCGTATGTGAGAGAGAGCGATGAGCAGCTGTTGCCCTTTTGGCGGTTGTGCTGGCTGTGCAGGTCGGTTCAGTTTAGGATGGGGATGCAGCGTCCGAGGTGAACTGCGAGGGGCTGTGGTGGACAGTGGTGGAAAGGTGTAATTGACTTGAGACTGGAGGTTTCTGTGAGTGGCTGGCACACGTTGGGCATGGTTTATCATGCCATTTCGGAGGGAAGAGCAATGTGAGGTTGGAGGCGGTCGTGATGAAGGAGGCGTGGTAGGAGCACTTGAGGGTCAGGAGAACACGGAGGCGGCCAGCGAGATATTATGGAGATTGTCGGAGGTCTTGGTCGCATTGCTGTGATGATCACCTGTGCATACGTGTGATTCATGGTTATAGGAGTCGGTACGCGTTGCGTCGAGTTTTGTGTATGGAATTTATGgacgacagcagagacacatcGCGTCGGTCCGAAAGGTGGGACGTTCTTTGACATGCCAGAGAAATATGAAGAATTGATTGAAGCTGGCTGACGGTAACGTATAGATGTGTGTCTACTGTATTACGGTTGAAGTCGCAGTGGAACTGTGATGGCAGTCCCGTCGATGCGATTGTAAGCTATGGTATTTGATTCCCGATACACTAGCGTGCTGTAAGTTCACATGTCGGATGTCGTTTCACGAGTGAGGACTCGTGGGTAGAAGACGGTGCGACGACAGATGCTGGCATGTGATGATAGTAATGAATGAGTTTGCATCGGAGCTACAGCTGCGTTGTTGTCCAGGGCGAAGTGGCTCCGAGGAAGTGGCGTGTGGGGACATGTGAGTTTGAGGGGGCGGATGAGTTGATTGacatgagagagagagcgacgaacgAGGGCTGCCTTTTTTCGCCCCTGTGCTGGCTGTGCAGGTCGGTTCGGTTCAGGGTGGGGATTCAGCGTCCGCGGTGAACTGCGAGGGGCTGTGGTGGACAATGGTGGAAAGGTGTAATTGACTTGAGACTGGAGGTTTCTGTGAGTGGCTGGCACACGTTGGGCATGGTTTATCATGCCATTTCGGAGGGAAGAGCAATGTGAGGTTGGAGGCGGTCGTGATGAAGGAGGCGTGGTAGGAGCACTTGAGGGTCAGGAGAACACGGAGGCGGCCAGCGAGATATTATGGAGATTGTCGGAGGTCTTGGTCGCATTGCTGTGATGATCACCTGTGCATACGTGTGATTCATGGTTATAGGAGTCGGTACGCGTTGCGTCGAGTTTTGTGTATGGAATTTATGgacgacagcagagacacatcGCGTCGGTCCGAAAGGTGGGACGTTCTTTGACATGCCAGAGAAATATGAAGAATTGATTGAAGCTGGCCGACGGTAACGTATAGATGTGTGTCTACTGTATTACGGTTGAAGTCGCAGTGGAACTGTGATGGCAGTCCCGTCGATGCGATTGTAAACTGTGACGTTTGAGTCCTGATCCAGGGGCTTCTTGTAGGTTTGTATCCGGAATGTCGGTTCACGAGTGAGGACTCGTGGGTAGCGGACGGTGCAACGACGGATGCTGGTGTGCGGTGACAGTGAATGACTGTGCACTGAAGGTAGAGCTGTGGCTGCTGTCCAGGGTGAAGTGGCTCCGACGAAATGGAGTATGCGGACTTGTATGGTGGCTTCCAAGGGGGCAGACGAGCCGACTGTGTGCTTCACAGGAGAGAGCGATGGGAGAGTGTTGCGATTTTGCCGTTGCCAGACGGTGGAGGCTGGGTCGGTTTCCTGGTGGGTAGTCGGTGTCAGGGCTGGACTGTGAGCCCCACTGATAAACGAGGTTTCCGGTGGAGGCGCCGGGAGTTCTAAATGAGGGGCAGGCATATGGAGGGCATGGTTCATCATTCGGTTTCGGAGGGAAGAGCACTGGGGTGTTAGAGGCGGTCTCGAGGAGGGATGTGTGGTAGGAGCAATGGAGAGTCAGGACAATGCGTAGGCGGCCAGTGACAGATTATGAAGAGACTCGGAGGTGGTGGTGCTATTTCTGTGAAGGCCaccggtgcatgcgcgtgaTGCTTGGTTACAGGATTATTTCGTAGGTGGCAGCGACGTGTTTGCAGCTAAGGGTCACAGACGGACGGGTGATGCGTTGTATCTCAAGCCAGTTCATGCGCGGAAGGGAGCGTGCGACGGGCTGGTGGTTGACGATGCAAATGGCTGGGGATTCAGTATGCTTCTCTGAGGTATCACATAGGATTTAATGAGTGTGGAGGGTGTgcgagggggagagaggaatcgGTGACAGTTGATGCCACGGACGGCTGGATGGCTGTGTAGCAGGTGACCGATATTACAGAAAAGTTGTGTTTCTGAGGACGACGATTGGGCTGATGGAGTTGCATGATGACGGGAACGGATGAAGCGTCCGTTGAGGCAGACAAACGTGGAGTGTCGTCAAGCAACCCATTCTGGTATGGGATCGTGTCTGCTTCGTCAGGTGACAAAGGGTGTCACCATTATTTCGTTTATGATAAAGCAGGCTAAAGGTGTTTCGATCTCCGTTCGGAGAGCGCTGATGGCACACGAGGAATCTGACGCAGTCCGTGAGTTTATAGACTGTCTTTGACTCTATGTCACTAGTTACACATCCACAGGCGTTCGTTTCACTGGGTCAAAGACGTTTGCAGCGACTCAGTGTCTGAAGAAATGTAGGGATTGCCTCCGTCCTCGTCAAACACTTTGTAGTCGGTACGAAGTCGAAAACACGATAGTTTCGATCATCTACAGTTATGCGAAAACTGAGGCGTCACGTAGGTCCAAACTGTAGTACCTCCCTGTCGGCTGATAAATCCCTTGTTATCGAACAAGATGCAGTTGGGAAGGTCACCAGCAGATATAATACGTGAGCAGCATTTTATACAGAGGCGGGGTCGAGCATTCCACTCACTATCGATCTGTTCCACAGCAATAGCTTTTGGATGCGCAGCGTGGCAATGCGAGATGAATGCGGATCAAAATAGAAGCAGCACTTGATTAGGCTCACCACGAACTCGTCAAATTTCGTAGCCGCTTGCGTGACGAGGACACGGGGTTTCTGTGGCTGCGTGAATCCGACTAATCACACCTTCGGAAGGATGAAACGTACTGTAACTCTCATGTTAGTTGGAAGAGGCCAGATATCTGAGAAGGCTGTTTCGTGATCCCTCGCGAGAATGCGTCCTTGAAGAGTAGGACAACATTTCTCGTGAGACACACTTCGGTGAGCAAGAGCGATGCTAAGCATCGCCACTCGCGCACGTGTTTTCACTTGCCATAAACAACTTTCCCTGGTCTTCTTTGACGTCCTGGTTTGTGTGTGCGTGGGCCCGATAATTGTAGCGAAGGCTAGTGTGAATCCTATGTCCTATTGTCTGTCTGTCCATGTTTGTAGGGCGTTCTTTCGGTTCCCACGATCGTACGTCCAACTCGCCGGACAttgctctctccactttgttcTTATGACGCCAGAATGCCACAGGATGAGGGCATACGCCTACAGCAAGGCTGTGTATCTAATTGCAGTGCATGTTGTATCGCTGTGCCGCCGGACAAAGCTTCTTGTAGAAATAAAAATATTCAATTTGCTCCGTTCGCTTGATTATTGCAGGTGGCTGTGGCAGTAAGATTGTGCTGTGGCATGTGGTGCTGCTCCTGGCAGTGATGCACGTTAGAAAAGAATGGGCGAACAAGCGCGTGTCTCAGAGTGCTGAATACTGACTGGTGAAACCAGACGGTGGATTGACGTGCAGATGGTTTGTTTGGGGCTTCGAGTCATCGCACACACACAGCTCAAGAACGCCCGTGTATTTTCTGGCCCGGTTCATCGTCACTCACCTCGCATACTCTGTGCGGACTCACAGGCTGTGTCAGTGGTAAGAAACAGGGCTGTTGGCTACTGTGGCTGTCTGCAGTGCCGGCCCATCAGTTGACGCACGTATACATCTAAACAGCCGTGCAATCCCCTCTACATATGAGGCAGTGCCTCAGAGATAGGCTCGAGACTGCACTGCCCCAATTTTCaagcagcgagaaacagTTTTAGCCACAACTCTATTGAGTTTTGGGGGGATTGCTGACTGCTCGCAGATTTATCGGGTCTCGTCCATGAAGTGATCTATGCCATACATCTGGCCGCAAATTTTGGCCTATTCAGGTAATATTCTCTAGCAGCGGCGCGGTTCGTTGCCCATCATTGTGATCTGTGCTCGTACATGCCCAGAATGCAATGTTCATGCAATTAAACGCCTTTTGAACTGGCATTAGCCGTCACCCACGGTTCGTGAATGCGTAGTGCACCCAAAGGAAGAATATGTACTGTCGTATTTCACTGTGCGGGGTTCATACCACAGTGTTTGACACGTGGAGGCCTTTTTTCTAAGGTAGGACGATGAGTGGGGTTTTGGTGGGCTAGAGGTGGATGACGGTACTGTTATACGCCACGCCGTGTAGTGATGTGTCTTGGATCCGCGATTTGTGTTTCCGGAGCAaacgtctctcttttgcccCGTCACCGTATTGGACCAACCTCGTACTGGCACAGCTGAGGTCGTGTAGCCACTGGTGGTGTCACTTGGATACGTGACTCTTTGATCCCCCTCTATTTACTGTTACAGGcctctatatatatagtaaGATGGCAGACACGCTTCTTGCCGTGTACAACTGATCGTGTCGGGTTGCTTCGTTAACCGTTCTTTCACATGCCCGGGCTCAGGGACGTGAGATGTGCTGACCGTCTCGTCCGTGATTGATGCTGAACCGACCAACGCACCCAGGTCCGAAGGGAGAAACCGACTGTGAAGCAGCACTGTTTCTCAGACATCACGTTTTATGGGAAACATAGAAGGAAAGAATGGCCCGTCGCCGCTCGGTGGTCGTTGAAGACCAACAGCGGCTCACGCGACCAGCATGGTTGTTCCAACTCGTGTCCTGTAGTTATACCATGGGTAGCACTACGTTACAATGCATGGAAAGTGCCGCTGGTTCCGATGAGAAATACGGAACCCGGTTAGCAACCCCCCTCGTGGCAAGGCGATTATGATGCTAGATCATCAAGTATTCTTCGGATAGTATCCACCAATACAACAAGTGAAAAGGCGAAACTATCGTCTTGTACCCTCCGACCTGATGGTAGCCGTTAAGCGAGTGTTGCCCGAGTAAGCAGGGTAATTTTTTATTCATCAATGCAAATAACACATTGCCCACCTAGAACAGGAGGAGCCGAACGGGTAGGTCGCGCTTGACGCAAGCGACAGAATCATATTTATGTTAGCGTCCAACCACGCAATATGACCGTGATTCAAGTTTTGTGTTAACAGTTTCACAGGCAGTCCATAGCACGTTTTCGAGGAAGATGGGTGGCAATGTATGTCCGCGTTTCGACACAGATATCATGTGGCTACCTCCTCTTAAATTGATGATGTAGTACCTAGTGTTCATCTGACGTTGAGACAGTATAAGAAGTCGTGTTCGCTATTCTTGTTTTCCCCTGCACTTTTTTTCTATTCAATTCATTCTGTGTGTTATCGGCTCGTTGACTCATCTGTTTGCTTATGCGGAACGTTAGTCTCCGTACCGCTTACCAGTCCGACTGGTGGCGAACTAAGCGAA from Toxoplasma gondii ME49 chromosome VIIa, whole genome shotgun sequence carries:
- a CDS encoding hypothetical protein (encoded by transcript TGME49_205770), translating into MRFVSDEPRGEGGDRSERHSVGDIGVENSVDAPVCRLGSDSEFALIVARRFLVGSVQGGDSASAVNCEGLWWTMVERCN